One window of the Oscillospiraceae bacterium genome contains the following:
- a CDS encoding plasmid mobilization relaxosome protein MobC, with the protein MTNGKKQVIFRLEHDEHKRLTRKIKKSGMSQNAYLRHLIKSLIPTDMPPPDYFSMMRVLNGIGSKLDQIVQQAKLQGSIDIERYIKVVAELDCAIIDITNAVMLPRDMSR; encoded by the coding sequence ATGACGAATGGAAAAAAACAAGTTATTTTCCGTTTAGAACATGACGAGCATAAGCGACTGACAAGAAAAATCAAGAAAAGCGGAATGTCGCAAAACGCATATCTGCGCCATCTTATTAAGAGCCTTATTCCCACTGATATGCCGCCGCCGGATTACTTTTCAATGATGAGAGTGCTGAATGGCATAGGCAGCAAATTAGACCAAATTGTGCAGCAGGCGAAATTGCAGGGTAGCATAGATATAGAGCGATATATCAAAGTAGTTGCCGAACTAGATTGTGCCATCATTGACATTACTAACGCCGTCATGTTGCCGCGTGACATGAGCCGCTGA
- a CDS encoding DpnD/PcfM family protein translates to MKPYTKLKRYIVKITRMFHVSVDAESPHDARDIVAQGWRDGINEMDATRNEQVNFLVTQDKSCGIFDTDEC, encoded by the coding sequence ATGAAGCCGTATACCAAATTGAAACGGTATATCGTAAAAATTACACGAATGTTCCATGTGTCAGTAGACGCGGAAAGCCCGCATGATGCACGGGATATTGTAGCGCAGGGCTGGCGCGATGGCATCAACGAAATGGATGCTACCCGCAACGAGCAAGTAAACTTCCTTGTGACACAAGACAAATCATGTGGAATTTTCGATACCGACGAATGTTAA
- a CDS encoding DUF3991 and toprim domain-containing protein produces the protein MNSKMSRRRWADKKTLAKAREMDLLTYLQHYEPDELVQLSSNTYTTKTHDSLKISNGKWYWWTQGFGRVSALDYLIEVRKMSLSCAVEQILGQRLYYPRPAPAGRPSPPCNTSPKEFILPRKSKTTHRMAAYLMKRGIDPAIIKHCHDLGLLYESDPYGNAVFVGKDGNGVIRYAASRGENFMGEASGSKKRYSFGVPAATPSGTIQLFESPIDLLSYATLMKLHRRDPWQDDLLSLSGVSKAMQKLPAALERHFERTPNTHTVICRFDNDETGRMAAAAIQELLSVLCPQTSVDVTSRCPPSGADYNEYLCERLKQIKTRRNEVIMR, from the coding sequence ATGAACAGTAAAATGAGTCGCCGCCGCTGGGCAGACAAAAAAACTCTTGCCAAAGCACGGGAGATGGATTTATTGACCTATCTCCAACATTATGAGCCGGACGAATTGGTACAGTTGAGCAGCAACACTTACACCACTAAGACACATGACAGTCTGAAAATATCCAACGGCAAGTGGTACTGGTGGACACAAGGATTTGGGCGCGTGAGTGCGCTGGATTATCTCATTGAAGTACGCAAAATGTCACTGTCATGTGCCGTCGAGCAGATTTTGGGTCAGCGTTTGTACTACCCCCGTCCTGCGCCCGCAGGGCGACCGTCGCCTCCGTGCAACACATCGCCGAAAGAGTTTATTCTGCCACGCAAGAGCAAAACCACCCATCGCATGGCGGCGTACCTGATGAAACGCGGGATTGACCCGGCTATCATCAAGCATTGCCACGACTTGGGGTTGCTTTACGAGAGTGACCCCTACGGCAATGCCGTGTTTGTCGGCAAGGACGGCAATGGTGTTATTCGCTATGCCGCTTCAAGAGGAGAGAATTTCATGGGCGAGGCTAGTGGGAGCAAGAAGCGGTATAGCTTCGGTGTGCCCGCCGCAACGCCAAGCGGCACAATACAGCTATTTGAAAGCCCGATTGACTTGCTATCCTATGCCACGCTCATGAAACTGCACCGACGCGACCCGTGGCAGGACGATTTGCTGTCTTTGTCCGGCGTATCTAAGGCAATGCAAAAGCTGCCCGCCGCATTGGAACGGCACTTTGAACGCACTCCAAATACCCATACCGTCATATGCCGTTTCGACAACGACGAGACCGGGCGCATGGCGGCGGCTGCAATTCAAGAGTTACTCTCCGTCTTGTGTCCACAGACGTCCGTGGATGTAACGTCACGTTGCCCGCCATCGGGCGCGGATTACAACGAGTATCTCTGTGAGCGATTGAAACAAATAAAAACAAGAAGAAATGAGGTTATTATGAGATGA
- a CDS encoding TnpV protein: MNQLTYRQEGDYLVPNLTLPPETPRILGKYGRQRLQFLKEHRPILYTNMKMSLTLNEHLAHIDETATAQVEQTVKRMAVAEGVTEELKAADQIAWVQRMNNIRHRAEEMVESLIYG; the protein is encoded by the coding sequence ATGAATCAACTGACCTATCGGCAAGAGGGCGATTACCTCGTCCCGAACCTGACGCTGCCGCCCGAAACGCCGAGAATCCTTGGCAAATACGGACGGCAACGCCTCCAATTTCTAAAAGAACACCGCCCGATACTGTACACGAACATGAAAATGTCCTTGACGCTGAACGAGCATCTGGCTCACATCGACGAAACGGCGACGGCACAAGTGGAACAGACCGTCAAACGGATGGCAGTAGCCGAGGGCGTGACGGAGGAGCTGAAAGCAGCCGACCAAATAGCATGGGTGCAGAGGATGAACAATATCCGTCATCGAGCGGAGGAGATGGTGGAGAGCTTAATCTACGGATAA